The Piliocolobus tephrosceles isolate RC106 chromosome 3, ASM277652v3, whole genome shotgun sequence genome has a window encoding:
- the LOC111550927 gene encoding cytochrome c oxidase subunit 7B2, mitochondrial: MMFPLARNGLSSLKIQSILQSMARQSHVKHSLDFHDKYGNAVLASGTAFCVAAWVFTATQIGIEWNLSPVGRVTPKEWKHQ, translated from the coding sequence ATGATGTTTCCCTTGGCCAGAAATGGACTAAGCAGTCTCAAGATTCAAAGCATTCTGCAAAGTATGGCAAGACAGAGCCATGTAAAACACTCACTAGATTTTCATGATAAATACGGTAATGCTGTGCTAGCCAGTGGAACCGCTTTCTGTGTTGCTGCATGGGTTTTTACAGCCACTCAGATTGGAATAGAATGGAACCTATCCCCTGTTGGCAGAGTTACCCCAAAAGAGTGGAAACATCAGTAA